One window from the genome of Paraneptunicella aestuarii encodes:
- the lpxC gene encoding UDP-3-O-acyl-N-acetylglucosamine deacetylase, producing MIRQRTIKQSVSVTGIGLHKGDKVQMTLRPAPANTGIVFRRIDLVPHADIPAQADLVGDTMLCTCLSNENGDSISTVEHLSSALAGLGIDNIIVEVDSNELPIMDGSASPFIFLLQSAGIEELNASKKFIKIKRKVRVEDGDKWAEFHPYEGFRIDFQIDFDHPVISQSRQHMVLDFSSDSYIDEVSRARTFGFLRDLEFMHANNLALGGSMENAVALDEFRVLNQEGLRYSDEFVKHKILDAVGDLYLAGHSIIGELKAFKSGHGLNNKLLNQLLQDKQSWEFVSFDETESSPIQFGLPAWMS from the coding sequence ATGATTAGACAACGTACCATTAAACAATCGGTTTCGGTCACAGGGATTGGGCTACATAAGGGTGACAAGGTACAGATGACCCTTAGACCAGCACCAGCCAATACGGGCATCGTGTTTCGACGCATCGATCTCGTCCCTCACGCCGATATTCCTGCGCAGGCAGATCTGGTTGGGGATACGATGTTATGTACTTGCCTGAGCAATGAAAACGGTGACAGCATTTCTACCGTTGAGCATTTGTCGTCTGCTTTAGCAGGGTTGGGAATTGATAACATTATTGTTGAAGTCGACAGTAATGAACTTCCTATTATGGATGGCAGTGCCAGCCCGTTTATATTCCTGTTGCAGTCAGCGGGTATTGAAGAGCTTAATGCTTCCAAGAAGTTCATTAAAATCAAACGTAAGGTTCGCGTCGAAGACGGAGATAAGTGGGCTGAGTTTCATCCTTATGAAGGCTTCCGTATTGATTTTCAAATTGACTTCGATCACCCGGTAATTAGCCAGAGCCGCCAACACATGGTGCTGGATTTCAGCAGCGATTCCTATATTGACGAAGTAAGCCGTGCGCGCACTTTCGGTTTTCTGAGAGATTTGGAATTTATGCATGCCAATAATCTGGCTTTGGGCGGCAGCATGGAAAACGCGGTTGCATTAGATGAATTCCGTGTTCTGAATCAGGAAGGTCTGCGTTATAGCGATGAATTCGTTAAGCATAAGATCCTGGATGCCGTTGGCGATTTGTATTTGGCTGGTCACAGTATTATTGGTGAGTTAAAAGCCTTTAAATCAGGGCATGGACTCAATAACAAATTGTTAAACCAACTGTTGCAAGATAAGCAGAGTTGGGAATTTGTTAGCTTTGATGAAACTGAATCTTCTCCAATTCAGTTTGGTTTGCCAGCCTGGATGAGCTAA
- the ftsZ gene encoding cell division protein FtsZ, translated as MFELMDSHSEEAVIKVIGVGGGGGNAVEHMVSHSIEGVEFIAVNTDAQVLRSSSANVTLQIGSEVTKGLGAGANPEVGRTAAQEDRETIRQALEGADMIFITAGMGGGTGTGAAPEVAKIAKELNILTVAVVTKPFPFEGKKRIAIAEEGIQELEKYVDSLITIPNEKLLKVMGRGTPLLKAFSSANDVLRGAVQGIAELITRPGLINVDFADVRTVMSEMGTAMMGSGSATGEDRAEEAAEAAIACPLLEDIDLSGARGILVNITAGPDFAIDEFETVGNAVKAFASENATVVVGTVIDMEMADEIRVTVVATGIGERKPEISLVSNRASRVVNGDNDFRLQPQVDYASEKVRATGTDDTKAETGNDLEYLDIPAFLRKQAD; from the coding sequence ATGTTTGAGTTAATGGATAGCCACAGCGAAGAAGCTGTAATTAAAGTCATCGGAGTCGGTGGCGGTGGCGGAAACGCCGTAGAACACATGGTTTCGCATAGTATTGAGGGTGTTGAATTTATTGCTGTTAACACTGATGCTCAGGTACTGCGAAGCTCATCTGCCAATGTTACCTTGCAAATTGGTTCTGAGGTAACAAAAGGCTTAGGTGCAGGTGCTAACCCTGAAGTAGGGCGTACTGCGGCACAGGAAGATCGTGAAACAATCCGTCAGGCACTGGAAGGTGCGGATATGATCTTCATCACTGCCGGTATGGGCGGTGGTACAGGCACTGGTGCAGCGCCGGAAGTCGCCAAGATTGCCAAAGAGCTTAATATCTTGACGGTAGCCGTTGTGACCAAGCCTTTCCCATTTGAAGGTAAGAAGCGTATTGCTATTGCTGAAGAAGGCATTCAAGAGCTGGAAAAGTACGTCGATTCATTGATTACCATTCCCAACGAAAAGCTGTTGAAAGTTATGGGGCGCGGAACTCCGCTATTAAAGGCGTTCAGTTCTGCTAACGATGTATTGCGCGGTGCAGTACAAGGTATTGCCGAGTTGATTACTCGTCCTGGTCTTATCAACGTTGACTTTGCTGACGTTCGTACTGTTATGTCAGAAATGGGAACGGCTATGATGGGCAGCGGTTCCGCAACGGGTGAAGACAGAGCAGAAGAAGCGGCAGAAGCGGCGATTGCCTGTCCATTATTGGAAGATATCGATTTGTCTGGTGCTCGCGGTATTTTGGTTAACATTACTGCTGGCCCTGATTTCGCCATCGACGAATTTGAAACTGTTGGTAATGCGGTTAAAGCCTTTGCATCTGAAAACGCCACGGTTGTTGTGGGTACGGTTATCGATATGGAAATGGCTGACGAAATCCGTGTGACCGTGGTTGCAACGGGTATTGGTGAGCGCAAGCCGGAAATTTCTCTGGTAAGCAATCGTGCGTCACGCGTTGTTAATGGTGACAATGATTTCCGTTTGCAACCGCAAGTTGACTATGCCAGTGAAAAAGTCAGAGCGACAGGTACTGATGATACCAAGGCTGAAACAGGAAATGATTTGGAATATTTAGATATTCCAGCGTTCTTGAGAAAGCAAGCAGACTAA